In Lemur catta isolate mLemCat1 chromosome 1, mLemCat1.pri, whole genome shotgun sequence, one DNA window encodes the following:
- the AGTR1 gene encoding type-1 angiotensin II receptor translates to MILNSSSEDGIKRIQDDCPKAGRHNYIFVMIPTLYSIIFVVGIFGNSLVVIVIYFYMKLKTVASVFLLNLALADICFLLTLPLWAVYTAMGYRWPFGNYLCKIASASVSFNLYASVFLLTCLSIDRYLAIVHPMKSRLRRTMLVAKVTCIIIWLLAGLASLPAIIHRNVFFIENTNITVCAFHYESQNSTLPIGLGLTKNILGFLFPFLIILTSYTLIWKALKKAYEIQKNKPRNDDIFKIIMAIVLFFFFSWVPHQIFTFLDVLIQLGIIHDCKIADIVDTAMPITICIAYFNNCLNPLFYGFLGKKFKKYFLQLLKYIPPKAKSHSGISTKMSTLSYRPSDNVNSSTRKPAPCFEVE, encoded by the coding sequence ATGATTCTCAACTCTTCTAGCGAAGATGGTATTAAAAGAATCCAAGATGACTGTCCCAAAGCTGGAAGGCATAATTACATATTTGTCATGATTCCTACTTTATACAGTATCATCTTTGTGGTGGGAATATTTGGAAACAGCTTGGTGGTGATAGTCATTTACTTTTACATGAAACTGAAGACGGTGGccagtgtttttcttttgaatttagcACTGGCTGACATATGCTTTTTACTGACTTTGCCACTCTGGGCTGTCTACACTGCTATGGGATATCGCTGGCCCTTTGGTAATTACCTGTGTAAGATTGCTTCAGCCAGCGTCAGTTTCAACCTCTATGCCAGTGTGTTTCTACTCACGTGTCTCAGCATCGATCGCTACCTGGCTATTGTTCATCCAATGAAGTCCCGCCTTCGACGCACAATGCTTGTAGCCAAAGTCACCTGCATCATTATTTGGCTGCTGGCTGGCTTGGCCAGTTTGCCAGCTATAATCCACCGAAATGTATTTTTCATCGAGAACACCAATATTACAGTTTGTGCTTTCCATTACGAGTCCCAAAATTCAACCCTTCCTATAGGGCTGGGCCTAACCAAAAATATACTGggtttcctgtttccttttctgatcATTCTTACAAGTTATACTCTTATTTGGAAGGCTCTCAAGAAAGCTTATGAAATTCAGAAGAACAAGCCAAgaaatgatgatatttttaagataattatggcaattgtgcttttctttttcttttcttgggttCCCCACCAAATATTCACTTTTCTGGATGTGTTGATTCAGCTGGGCATCATACATGACTGTAAAATTGCAGATATTGTGGACACTGCCATGCCCATCACCATTTGCATAGCTTATTTTAACAATTGCCTGAATCCTCTTTTTTATggctttctgggaaaaaaatttaaaaaatattttctccagcttttaaaatatattccccCAAAAGCCAAATCCCACTCGGGCATTTCAACAAAAATGAGCACACTTTCTTACCGCCCCTCGGACAATGTAAACTCATCCACCAGGAAACCTGCGCCATGTTTTGAGGTTGAATGA